The following is a genomic window from Bosea sp. RAC05.
GCATCGGCAGGTCTCAATGTTAATCTGATTAACATTAGCTGCAGGGAACCTTGCGTCAAGGGTCGATGCGGCCGCGCACCGATGCGGCAAAGGCGCGGCCGCATGCTGCGGACGCCACTGGCCTGTCCTGCTCCCGCATGCGACACAGCCCGATCCTCAGCGTCCAGGGAGATCGGCCGATGACGGGCAAGGCGCGCTTCATCTTTCCGGTTCTGATGGCCGGCATCATGGCTTTCCTGATGACCGCCCTCGTGACCTGGCTCAATCTCGGCCTGCCCGCCGATTTCGTCCGCCACTGGCTGCCGGCCTTCGCCGTCGCCTGGCCCTGCGCGGCGGCGGCCGCCTTCATCGCCATTCCGGTCGCGCGCCGCGCGACCGGCCTCGTCATCCGCGTCATCGGAGAGTGACATGCTGAGCCTTCGCGAGATCCTCGGCCGCATCGCCCGCGGCGACGCCGGCCCCGCCGAGACACTGGCCGAAAGCGCCGCGCGGATCGCTGAGCGCGAGCCGCAGATCCAGGCCTTCGCCAGCCGGCCCGAGGCGCTCCAGCCCGGCACCGGCCCTCTCGCGGGCATCGCCTGCGGCGTGAAGGACATCATCGACACCGCCGATCTGCCGACGCAGATGGGCTCGCCGATTTATGGCGACTGGCGTCCGCGGGCGGACGCGCCGATCGTGATGGCGCTCAGGGCTGCGGGCGCGACGGTCGCCGGCAAGACCCACACCACCGCCTTCGCCTTTCTCGACCCGGCCCCGACCTTCAACCCCCATGACGGCGCGGCGAGCCCCGGCGGATCCTCGGCTGGTTCGGCGGCGGCCGTCGCCGCGGGCATGATTCCGCTGGCCATCGGGACGCAGACCGGCGGGTCGGTCATCCGCCCGGCGGCCTATTGCGGCATCGCTGCGATCAAGCCGTCCTACGCCTTGTTGCCGACCGTCGGCGTCAAGCCCTTCTCCTGGTCGCTCGACACGCTCGGCCTGATGGCCGCGAGCGCCGACGATGCGGGCCTCGCCCTGGCGGCGATCACGGGGCGGCGGGATCTCGATGCACCGGCCGCCACCCTCCGTGGTCTGCGGATCGGCATCCACCGCCAGGCCTATGCCGGCGCGCCGGAGCCGGCCGCCGCGGAGGCGCTGCAGCGCTTCGAGGAGACGGTGGCCGCGGCGGGCGCGGTGCTCGTTGCGCATGACGGTCCCTCGGCCCTCGCCGAGGCCTTCGACGCTCACGGCCCCCTCCAGGATTACGAGGCGACCCAGGCCCTCGCCTGGGAATATGCCCGTCACCGCGACGATCTTCCGCCGAAGCTGCGCAGCTATCTCGATGCGGCCCGCGCGACGACGCCTGCGCAGTATGACGAGGCGCGCCGGCGCTCCCGGCGCGGCCGCGATGCGGCCCGTGGCTTCTTCGCCGAGGTCGATGTCGTGGTGACCTTCTCGGCCCCGGGCGAAGCGCCCGCCACCCGCGATTCGACCGGCGATTCCCGCTTCAACCGCCTCTGGACGCTGCTCGGTGTCCCCTGCGCGACCGTTCCGTTCGGCCGTGGCGGGCGGGGTCTGCCCGCCGGGATCCAGATCATTGCTGGATTTGGTCGTGATGCTCAGGTCATCGCTGCAGCGAAGGGCATTGAAAAACTGGTTGAGCGAGACTGATCGCGGCCTTCATCCCCAAGACTAATCAATGATTTAAGACTCGCTTAACGCTACTCTTGGCTGCGCCGCGGTCGTGCCACGGTTTCGCCCCCTTGCAGCCGCCGCCAGTTCTGCTAGCGTTGTGTCAGGTCAATGACACAGGAGGGTGTGATGAGCCTCACGCTTCGTCTCGACCGGTTGGTCATGGGTGCGGCATTCGTTTTCATGATGTTGATCGTGTTGGGAGCGTTCTGACGACGTCCGTCTCGAGTCGCTACGACCATGTGTTTCTGAAGCACCGCCGGGAGGATCTCCCGGCGGTGTTTTCGTTGATCGGGCGTTGTCTCGTCGGTCGGTGCTCCCGGGAGCCGGCATCGGCGGCGTGGGTCAACTCTCCGGGCACGGCGCCCCGGTGATCTGCCAGGACATGACGTTCGTCACCCGGCCGCACTGCGCGATCCGCCGTCCCTGGGTGGTCCGGATGCAGGACGAACTCCCCTCCGCGACCTTGCGACCCTCGTTCCAGCAGAAGCACAGCGGCTCGGGGGCCTGGGCTTGCCTCGGCGGGTCGAGCGGGAGGGCGGGCTCCGCGGCCCGCGCGCCGGCCAGCCCAAGCAAGCCCAGCCACGCTACAGCCAGAACGACTTTCAACGTTACGGAAATCACACGGAATTTATGTGTTGTTGCGCGCGGGTCGATGACGAGTGCAGTCATGTCTCGCTCCTGCGAACCGAAAGGTCGTCTGCAGCGGCACTAGCTGCAGTCTATCATGAGCGTGCTGCGCAGCCCAGCGGCGTTATAGTTCCATATTATTATGAAGTCGCGGCGGGCCCGATGGCGCCCGTCTTGCAGAAATGGAACGCATGCCCCATATTCCCACGAAGAGAGCCCAAGGGGGGCTCCGGGAGGAACCATGTCTCTGATTTCGCTCGCCCGTCGTGGTCGTGTCGTCGCCGTACTCGCTGGTGCTCTGCTCCTCGTGCCCGTGCTGGCCGAAGCCCGGCCGGGTGGCAAGGGTGGAGCCGGGAGCCGCGGCTCCCGGACCGAAGCGGCGCCCATGCGCACCGACACCACGCCCAATGGCGCTCAGCCTTTCCAGCGCAGCGCGTCGCCGTCGCCGGCCCAGGCCGCTCCGGCCGCCGCCGGTGCAGCCGCCGCGGCGCAGGCCGCCCGTCCCTCGATGGCTCGCAGCCTCATGATGGGCGTCGGCGCCGGCCTGCTCGGCGCGGGCCTGTTCGGCCTGCTCTCGGGCTCGGGCTTCTTCAGCGGTCTCGCCTCGATGGCGGGCATCTTCGGCTTCCTGCTGCAGATCGCCCTGATCGGCGGCGCGATCTGGCTGGCACTGCGCTTCTTCCGCCGCCGCTCCGAGCCGCAGCTCGCGACCGCCGGCGCCCCGCTGGCGCGTGACACGATGCAGCCGCAGCCGGGCGCGCGGATGGGCGCGATGGCTGGTGGCGCGGGTGCCGCGACGGCCGCCGCCGTGGATACCTCGCACGCCACGCCGGTCGAGCTGTCGGGCGATGACTTCAACGCCTTCGAGCGCCTGCTCACCGAGATCAACGAGGCCTACTCGAACGAGGACGAGAAGGGCCTGCGCGATCGCGTGACGCCGGAAATGTTCGGCTACTTCGACGACGACCTGACCGCCAATGCCCGCAAGGGTCTGGTCGATCGCGTCTCGGACGTGAAGCTCCTGCAGGGTGACCTGTCGGAGGCCTGGGGCGAGGACGGCTTCGAGTTCGCTACGGTCGCGATGCGCTTCAGCCTGATCAACGCGCTCTACGAGCGCGCCACCGGCAAGGTGGTCGAGGGCAACGCCACCGTGCCGCAGGAGGTCGCTGAGTACTGGACCTTCGTGCGCTCCCGCGGTGGCGCCTGGAAGCTCTCGGCGATCCAGCCGGCCGCCTGAGGCGCGCTGCGTCGATCCTTCGGAACGGCCGGGGCAACCCGGCCGTTTTTCGTTGCGCGGTTTCGGGTGTCGCGCCGGGCCGATCCGTCCTATAGCCGGGCCCGCGGCGCCGCCGGGGAGGGCGCCCGCATCCTGTCGACCGATCCCCGCCCGCTGGAGACCACAGCCATGTCCGATATGCGACTTGTCGTCGTCGGGGCCGCCGGACGCATGGGCCGGATGCTGATCCGCGCCATTCACGATGCGCCGGGCTGCGTTCTCTCGGCCGCCATCGAGCGGCCGGGCTCGCCGCATCTCGGGCAGGATTCCGGCCTGCTGGCCGGCCTGCCCGCCAATGCCGTTCCCGTGAGCGACGATGCGGCATCGGCTTTTGCCGCGGCCGATGGCGTGCTGGATTTCACCATGCCGGAGGCGACCGTCGCCTTCGCGGTGCTGGCGGCGCAGGCCCGGATCGCCCACATCGTCGGCACCACCGGACTCGAGCCTCCGCATCTGGCGGCGCTCGGGGATGCCGCGCGCGACACCGCCATCGTCCGCTCCGGCAACATGAGCCTGGGCGTCAATCTGCTCGCCGCGCTCGTGCGCAAGGTCGCGGCGACGCTGGGAACGGACTGGGACATCGAGATCGTCGAGATGCATCACCGGATGAAGGTCGATGCCCCGTCCGGCACCGCGGTGCTGCTCGGCGAGGCCGCAGCGGCCGGCCGCGAGGTCGATCTGGCGCAGCAGCGCGTCGCCGTGCGCGACGGCCACACCGGTGCCCGCGTGCCTGGCACCATCGGCTTCGCGACCCTGCGCGGCGGTACGGTCGTCGGCGACCACAAGGTCGTCTTCGCGGGCATGGGTGAACGGCTCGAGATCGCCCATGTCGCGGAGGATCGCGGGCTGTTCGCGCAGGGCGCCGTCAAGGCGGCGCTCTGGAGCCGGGGGCGGGCGCCGGGGCTCTATTCCATGGCCGATGTCCTCGGGCTCGACGGTCTCTGAAAGCCGGCTGCGGTGACACGCCTCGTCGTCGCGCCGGGCGTCGTCCACTGGCCTGGCTGTCTCGGGCCCGATGCCCAGGCCGCGCTCGTCGCCGATCTGCGCGCAGTGGCGGCGCGGGCTCCTTTCTTCCAGCCGCGCATGCCGAAGACCGGCAAGCCCTTTTCGGTCCGCATGACGAATTGCGGTGCGCTCGGCTGGGTCTCGGACGAGACGGGCTATCGCTATCAGCCGCTCCATCCCGCGACCGGCGAGCCCTGGCCGCCGATGCCTGATGTCCTGACGCAGGCCTGGCGCGATCTCGCCGGCTATCCGCACGAGCCCGAGGCCTGCCTCGTCAATTTCTACGCGGCCGACGCGCGGATGGGCCTGCACCAGGACCGCGACGAGCAGGATTTCGACGCCCCCGTGCTCTCGCTCTCGCTCGGCGACACCGCGGTCTTCCGCATCGGCGGGACGCAGCGCGGCGGCAAGACGGTGTCGCTGAAGCTGGCCTCGGGCGATGCGCTGCTGTTCGGGGGCGAGGCGCGCCTCGCCTATCACGGCATCGACCGCATCCTCGCCGGCTCCTCGGCCCTGCTGCCGCAGGGCGGGCGGATCAACCTGACCTTGCGCCGCGTGACCCGGCCTGTGGCCTGAATCACCGGCGCTTCAGCGCGACGCGTCCGATCCCGGCAGGCTCGGAAACGACCAGCCGAGCAGGATCGAGCCCGCCCGCAGGCCAAACCCTGCGGCCAACCCGCCGAGCATGACGAGGGGGGCGCTGAAGCCCAGCGTCGTCAGCAATGCGGTGGCACCGGCGCCCGCGGCGGCTGCGGTGACATAGAAATCCCGGCTCCACAGCACCATGGCGCGGTCGCCCGCCAGAATGTCGCGCAGGATACCGCCGAAGGAGGCGGTGACCGCCCCGAGCGCCACCGCCGACAGCGGCGGCACGCCCGCAGCCAGGGCTTTCTGCGTGCCGGAGACGGCAAAGAGGGCAAGCCCCGCCGCGTCGGCCCAGATCAGCAGGCGCTTGGCGCTCCAGTCATCCATGCGGCCGGGGCGGAGATAGGCGATGGCCCAGGCCGCCAGCGCGACCGCCGTGCAGAGGATGACGCTCAGCGGCGCCTCGACCCAGGCCACGGGCCGGCCGAGCAGCAGATCTCGCAGGGTGCCCCCGCCGACGCCGGTGACGGTGGCGAGCAGGATGAAGCCGAACGGGTCCATGCCCTTGCGGGCGGCGACGAGGGCGCCGGTCAGCGCGAAGACGGCGACGCCGACGGCCTCGATCACGGGT
Proteins encoded in this region:
- a CDS encoding DUF2798 domain-containing protein; protein product: MTGKARFIFPVLMAGIMAFLMTALVTWLNLGLPADFVRHWLPAFAVAWPCAAAAAFIAIPVARRATGLVIRVIGE
- a CDS encoding amidase family protein produces the protein MLSLREILGRIARGDAGPAETLAESAARIAEREPQIQAFASRPEALQPGTGPLAGIACGVKDIIDTADLPTQMGSPIYGDWRPRADAPIVMALRAAGATVAGKTHTTAFAFLDPAPTFNPHDGAASPGGSSAGSAAAVAAGMIPLAIGTQTGGSVIRPAAYCGIAAIKPSYALLPTVGVKPFSWSLDTLGLMAASADDAGLALAAITGRRDLDAPAATLRGLRIGIHRQAYAGAPEPAAAEALQRFEETVAAAGAVLVAHDGPSALAEAFDAHGPLQDYEATQALAWEYARHRDDLPPKLRSYLDAARATTPAQYDEARRRSRRGRDAARGFFAEVDVVVTFSAPGEAPATRDSTGDSRFNRLWTLLGVPCATVPFGRGGRGLPAGIQIIAGFGRDAQVIAAAKGIEKLVERD
- a CDS encoding Tim44 domain-containing protein — its product is MSLISLARRGRVVAVLAGALLLVPVLAEARPGGKGGAGSRGSRTEAAPMRTDTTPNGAQPFQRSASPSPAQAAPAAAGAAAAAQAARPSMARSLMMGVGAGLLGAGLFGLLSGSGFFSGLASMAGIFGFLLQIALIGGAIWLALRFFRRRSEPQLATAGAPLARDTMQPQPGARMGAMAGGAGAATAAAVDTSHATPVELSGDDFNAFERLLTEINEAYSNEDEKGLRDRVTPEMFGYFDDDLTANARKGLVDRVSDVKLLQGDLSEAWGEDGFEFATVAMRFSLINALYERATGKVVEGNATVPQEVAEYWTFVRSRGGAWKLSAIQPAA
- the dapB gene encoding 4-hydroxy-tetrahydrodipicolinate reductase; its protein translation is MRLVVVGAAGRMGRMLIRAIHDAPGCVLSAAIERPGSPHLGQDSGLLAGLPANAVPVSDDAASAFAAADGVLDFTMPEATVAFAVLAAQARIAHIVGTTGLEPPHLAALGDAARDTAIVRSGNMSLGVNLLAALVRKVAATLGTDWDIEIVEMHHRMKVDAPSGTAVLLGEAAAAGREVDLAQQRVAVRDGHTGARVPGTIGFATLRGGTVVGDHKVVFAGMGERLEIAHVAEDRGLFAQGAVKAALWSRGRAPGLYSMADVLGLDGL
- a CDS encoding alpha-ketoglutarate-dependent dioxygenase AlkB family protein, whose protein sequence is MTRLVVAPGVVHWPGCLGPDAQAALVADLRAVAARAPFFQPRMPKTGKPFSVRMTNCGALGWVSDETGYRYQPLHPATGEPWPPMPDVLTQAWRDLAGYPHEPEACLVNFYAADARMGLHQDRDEQDFDAPVLSLSLGDTAVFRIGGTQRGGKTVSLKLASGDALLFGGEARLAYHGIDRILAGSSALLPQGGRINLTLRRVTRPVA
- a CDS encoding trimeric intracellular cation channel family protein, whose protein sequence is MIEAVGVAVFALTGALVAARKGMDPFGFILLATVTGVGGGTLRDLLLGRPVAWVEAPLSVILCTAVALAAWAIAYLRPGRMDDWSAKRLLIWADAAGLALFAVSGTQKALAAGVPPLSAVALGAVTASFGGILRDILAGDRAMVLWSRDFYVTAAAAGAGATALLTTLGFSAPLVMLGGLAAGFGLRAGSILLGWSFPSLPGSDASR